In one Chitinophaga sancti genomic region, the following are encoded:
- a CDS encoding DUF983 domain-containing protein: MSHQRPNYFLSMFSMKCPHCRRGDMFKDKNPYQLSFKKIFNMYDRCPVCGQVYELETGFWFGTGYVSYALGVAFSVFTVICYALFIGLSWEDDSVFWWLGVNGVLLVALQPWMMRISRVIYLYFFVYYDEDTAEL; encoded by the coding sequence ATGAGCCATCAAAGACCAAATTACTTTCTGAGCATGTTCTCTATGAAATGCCCACATTGCAGGAGAGGGGATATGTTTAAGGACAAGAATCCGTATCAGTTGAGTTTTAAGAAGATCTTCAATATGTATGACCGGTGCCCGGTGTGTGGGCAGGTGTATGAGTTGGAGACGGGGTTCTGGTTTGGAACGGGGTATGTGAGTTATGCTTTGGGGGTGGCGTTTTCGGTGTTTACGGTGATTTGTTATGCGTTGTTCATTGGGTTGTCATGGGAGGATGATAGTGTGTTTTGGTGGCTGGGGGTGAATGGGGTATTGCTGGTGGCATTGCAGCCGTGGATGATGCGGATCAGCAGGGTGATCTATTTGTATTTCTTTGTGTATTATGATGAGGATACGGCGGAGCTTTGA
- a CDS encoding elongation factor G gives MKTYDEKHIKNIVLLGAAKSGKTTLCETMLFEAGIIPRRGRVEEGNTVSDYHDIEHDRGSSVYATCMHTEWRDYKINIIDTPGLEDFIGEVIASIRICDTALLLLNAQHGVEVGTGLIWDYVDKYRKPTILAVNQLDAEQANFSRTVEEAKRVLGHAVTVMQYPVNQGTGFNSVIDLLKMTMYKFPANGGKPEKLPIPDNEKEQAERLHNELVEKAAENDDSLMEQYFEKGSLDEDELRQGLKIGMMKHDVFPVFCLSALNDMGSGRLMGFIDNVAPSAVDMPAEKGEAGETIVCDPAGPPVLFVFKTLLEPHIGKLSFFKVLSGEVKAGAELYNEQGNTVERLNQLFIADGKNRNNVDVLRTGDIGCTLKLKNTLTNHTLGEKGGVQVDPIHFPTPNVRVAIEPVNKGDDEKLSEVLAEIHMEDPTLEIEYNRELKQVILHGQGELHLALTKWRLEHVYKMPIEFIPAKIPYRETIRQAAQSTYRHKKQSGGAGQFAEVYIKIEPYFDGMPAFKEHPVRDTETVDLNWGGKLVFNNCIVGGAIDTRFLPSIMKGIMEKMNEGPLTGSYVRDIRVSVYDGKMHPVDSNDISFKIAGMMAFKDAFHQAAPLLLEPVYDVETTIPDEMAGDVMGELQSRRSIITGMDSENGYQVIRARTPQAELDKLYAAMRNVTQGKARVRAVFAEYAAVPGDLQKKLMEEYKSVELVG, from the coding sequence ATGAAGACCTATGATGAGAAACACATCAAGAACATTGTTCTATTGGGAGCAGCGAAAAGCGGTAAAACTACACTTTGCGAAACCATGTTATTTGAGGCTGGCATCATTCCCCGACGGGGCAGGGTCGAAGAGGGGAACACGGTCTCCGATTACCATGATATAGAGCATGACAGGGGTAGCTCGGTATACGCCACCTGTATGCACACAGAGTGGCGTGATTACAAGATCAATATTATTGATACCCCGGGTCTGGAAGACTTTATTGGGGAAGTAATTGCATCCATCCGGATCTGTGATACCGCCCTCCTCTTACTCAATGCGCAGCATGGCGTAGAAGTCGGTACCGGGCTGATTTGGGATTATGTGGATAAATACCGCAAACCCACCATCCTGGCAGTGAATCAGCTCGATGCAGAACAGGCAAATTTTTCCCGTACCGTGGAAGAAGCAAAACGGGTACTGGGTCACGCTGTTACCGTTATGCAATACCCTGTGAACCAGGGAACAGGTTTTAACAGTGTTATTGACCTCCTAAAAATGACGATGTATAAGTTTCCTGCCAATGGCGGTAAACCTGAGAAACTACCTATTCCGGACAATGAAAAAGAGCAGGCGGAAAGGCTACACAATGAACTTGTAGAAAAAGCCGCTGAAAATGATGACTCGCTCATGGAGCAGTATTTTGAGAAAGGAAGTCTTGACGAAGATGAGCTGAGACAGGGTTTGAAAATCGGGATGATGAAACATGATGTTTTTCCCGTGTTTTGTTTATCAGCATTGAATGATATGGGCAGTGGCAGGTTGATGGGATTTATTGACAATGTAGCGCCATCGGCTGTGGATATGCCTGCAGAAAAAGGAGAAGCAGGTGAAACAATTGTTTGCGACCCTGCGGGTCCTCCGGTATTGTTTGTATTCAAGACTTTGCTGGAGCCGCATATTGGTAAATTATCGTTCTTTAAAGTGTTGTCGGGTGAAGTGAAGGCGGGAGCTGAGTTGTACAATGAGCAAGGGAATACAGTGGAGCGGTTGAACCAGCTGTTTATTGCTGATGGTAAGAACCGCAATAATGTGGATGTACTGCGTACAGGAGATATTGGCTGTACTTTGAAACTGAAAAATACTTTAACGAATCATACATTGGGCGAGAAAGGTGGTGTGCAGGTGGATCCGATTCATTTTCCCACACCTAATGTGCGGGTGGCCATTGAACCCGTGAATAAAGGGGATGATGAAAAACTGAGCGAGGTGCTGGCGGAGATTCATATGGAAGATCCTACCCTGGAAATTGAGTATAACCGTGAATTGAAACAGGTGATCCTGCATGGTCAGGGCGAATTACATTTAGCATTGACTAAGTGGAGACTGGAGCATGTCTATAAAATGCCGATTGAGTTTATACCTGCGAAGATCCCTTACAGGGAAACGATCCGGCAGGCAGCACAATCTACTTACCGACATAAAAAACAATCGGGTGGTGCCGGGCAGTTTGCAGAAGTGTACATCAAAATAGAACCTTATTTCGATGGCATGCCTGCTTTCAAAGAGCACCCGGTGCGGGATACGGAAACGGTTGATTTAAACTGGGGTGGCAAACTGGTGTTCAATAATTGTATTGTAGGAGGTGCGATTGACACGCGGTTTCTGCCTTCGATTATGAAAGGGATTATGGAGAAGATGAATGAAGGGCCGCTTACTGGTTCTTATGTAAGAGATATACGGGTGAGTGTGTATGATGGGAAAATGCACCCGGTGGATAGCAATGATATATCATTTAAGATAGCAGGGATGATGGCGTTTAAGGATGCTTTCCATCAGGCGGCACCGCTATTGCTGGAGCCGGTGTATGATGTGGAGACGACAATTCCTGATGAGATGGCGGGCGATGTGATGGGGGAATTGCAGAGTAGAAGAAGTATCATTACAGGGATGGATTCTGAAAATGGGTACCAGGTAATAAGGGCGAGAACACCGCAGGCGGAATTGGATAAATTGTATGCGGCAATGAGGAATGTGACACAGGGGAAAGCGAGGGTACGCGCGGTGTTTGCGGAGTATGCAGCGGTGCCGGGAGATTTGCAGAAGAAGCTGATGGAAGAGTATAAGAGTGTGGAGCTGGTGGGATAA
- a CDS encoding RagB/SusD family nutrient uptake outer membrane protein yields the protein MKRSIIKYFLSSVLVAASFACHKLEVPITTELTTDTYPQDSASFITASGPVYVVLRGNYGGVEWFMQQSLSTDESIMPARGGNWYDGAQNLQMHYHTWTRDNGYVNGNWYWLSTIIGVSNQTLDILGKTETDGATKSRHLAEIKMVRALAYYWMMDNYGRVPLDTVAGDYTPHENVDRSVTFNWLEREITAALPYLSRATGSSTYGRANKFMAFSLLAKLYLNAEYYTGTQRYNDCITACDSVINSNMYSLATMGSYLDMFKYNNGPSTPEFIFAVPYDPNFSNSWPFRSVNNYSRYDVPRSMGNVATNAGFNYFSIPFVPGAPRSTIPSFYAYFYDENDVRNGQWLHGKQYKKDGTPITITTTYAGYDAITYAGNTSPYTYQLDITPDVVLRQSTALFDCGNDEVAWNMGYRNIKFYPDPTSANRNQNNDVPVFRYADILMMKAEAILRGGSATNGASALSLVNQIRAQRTTSTGWTNITLDSVYNERSREFAMECWHRNDMIRFGKFENAWGFKTDNDINHRVFPIPTNAIKLNPNLTQNPGY from the coding sequence ATGAAACGCTCAATCATAAAATATTTTCTTTCTTCAGTACTGGTGGCTGCAAGCTTTGCCTGTCATAAGTTAGAAGTACCCATCACTACGGAACTAACTACAGATACTTATCCGCAGGATTCTGCTTCTTTCATCACCGCATCCGGTCCTGTGTACGTTGTACTGAGAGGTAACTACGGTGGTGTAGAATGGTTCATGCAGCAATCACTAAGTACGGATGAATCCATCATGCCTGCACGTGGTGGTAACTGGTACGATGGTGCACAAAACCTGCAAATGCACTACCACACCTGGACCAGGGATAATGGTTATGTAAATGGTAACTGGTACTGGCTCTCTACCATCATTGGTGTATCTAATCAAACCCTCGATATCCTTGGTAAAACTGAAACTGATGGCGCTACAAAAAGCAGGCATCTTGCTGAGATCAAAATGGTCCGTGCGCTGGCATACTACTGGATGATGGATAACTACGGTCGTGTGCCACTGGATACTGTAGCGGGTGATTATACCCCACATGAAAACGTAGATCGTAGCGTTACTTTCAACTGGCTTGAAAGAGAAATCACCGCCGCACTGCCTTATCTGAGCAGAGCTACCGGTTCTTCTACCTACGGCAGAGCTAATAAATTCATGGCGTTTTCATTGCTGGCAAAATTATACCTGAATGCTGAATACTATACCGGCACTCAACGTTACAATGATTGTATCACCGCGTGTGACAGTGTGATCAATTCCAACATGTACTCGCTGGCGACCATGGGTAGCTACCTCGATATGTTCAAGTACAACAACGGTCCCTCTACACCTGAATTTATCTTTGCTGTTCCTTACGATCCTAACTTCAGCAATAGCTGGCCTTTCAGAAGTGTCAATAACTACAGCCGTTACGATGTTCCCCGTTCTATGGGTAACGTAGCTACCAATGCAGGTTTCAACTACTTCAGCATTCCATTCGTACCGGGTGCACCAAGAAGTACCATCCCTTCTTTCTACGCTTACTTCTACGATGAAAATGATGTACGTAACGGTCAGTGGCTGCATGGTAAACAATACAAAAAAGATGGTACACCTATCACTATCACGACCACTTATGCAGGTTATGATGCCATTACCTATGCAGGTAACACCAGTCCTTACACCTACCAGTTAGACATCACACCAGATGTTGTACTGAGACAAAGTACGGCCCTGTTCGATTGCGGTAATGACGAAGTAGCATGGAACATGGGTTATCGTAACATCAAGTTCTATCCTGATCCAACTTCTGCAAACCGTAACCAGAATAATGATGTGCCTGTATTCAGATATGCAGATATCCTGATGATGAAAGCTGAAGCTATACTGCGTGGTGGTAGCGCCACCAATGGTGCATCAGCACTGAGCCTGGTAAACCAGATCAGGGCACAGCGTACTACCAGCACCGGATGGACTAATATCACTTTAGACTCTGTTTACAACGAAAGAAGCAGGGAGTTTGCCATGGAATGCTGGCATAGAAATGATATGATCCGCTTTGGTAAGTTTGAAAATGCATGGGGGTTCAAAACAGATAATGATATCAATCACCGTGTATTCCCTATTCCAACTAATGCGATAAAATTAAATCCGAATCTGACACAGAATCCGGGTTATTAA
- a CDS encoding ABC transporter ATP-binding protein produces MKLFLHYLKRYKWLIGLALLLASINQVFSLLDPYIFGKLIDQFANHPTTTAKGLFRDQGDYISGVILLLLASMGVAMVSRIAKAFQDYFTNVIIQKFGASVYTDGLKHSLRLPYQQFEDQRSGETLAVLQKVRTDSEKFITAFVNVLFVALVGVIFVMVYAYSVHPSLVFVYTGGCLLLAWMMNVLSRKIKTIQKTIVKETTMLAGATTESLRNIELVKSLGLTHQEIRRLNSTTIRILMLELKKVRSIRSISFVQGTFVNFLRQAILFLLLYLIYGATVTVGQLFTLQLYSFFIFGPLQELGNIILAYREAQVSLLNFQRILETPVEETPPNPVRISAIESLTFENVGFQHLTASSKALDQINFTVKTGETVAFVGPSGSGKTTLVKLLVGLYNPAEGSISYNGIKSSEIDIEELRAQIGFVTQDTQLFSGTIRENLLFVNPRASDEDMLRVLKQASCDTLLARGDNGLDTMIGEGGMKVSGGEKQRLSIARALLRHPRLLVFDEATSALDSLTEEAISNTVREITATREHITVMIAHRLSTIMHADRIFVLEKGRIIETGNHIDLLAEKGLYYAMWRQQIGER; encoded by the coding sequence ATGAAATTGTTCTTACATTATCTGAAAAGATATAAATGGTTAATCGGATTGGCTTTATTACTGGCCTCAATTAACCAGGTCTTTTCCCTGCTTGATCCATATATTTTTGGCAAGCTGATCGATCAATTCGCTAATCACCCAACGACCACTGCTAAAGGATTATTCCGGGACCAGGGTGATTATATCAGCGGCGTAATTCTGCTTTTACTTGCCTCCATGGGCGTCGCCATGGTTTCGCGCATCGCCAAGGCTTTTCAGGATTATTTCACCAACGTGATCATCCAGAAATTTGGTGCCAGTGTTTATACCGACGGACTGAAGCATTCCCTTCGCTTACCTTACCAGCAATTTGAAGACCAGCGTAGTGGTGAAACCCTCGCTGTATTACAAAAAGTACGTACGGATAGTGAAAAGTTCATCACAGCCTTTGTGAACGTGCTTTTCGTAGCCCTGGTAGGTGTCATCTTTGTAATGGTATATGCTTATTCTGTGCACCCAAGCCTGGTATTTGTTTATACCGGAGGTTGCCTGTTACTGGCCTGGATGATGAACGTACTCAGCCGCAAGATCAAGACCATCCAGAAAACGATCGTCAAGGAAACGACCATGCTGGCAGGTGCGACCACGGAATCCCTGCGTAATATTGAACTGGTAAAAAGCCTTGGATTGACCCACCAGGAGATCCGCCGTCTGAATTCAACAACGATCCGGATCCTGATGCTGGAACTGAAAAAGGTGCGTAGCATCAGAAGTATCAGTTTTGTGCAGGGTACTTTTGTCAATTTCCTGCGCCAGGCCATCCTGTTCCTGCTCCTCTACCTTATATATGGAGCTACGGTGACCGTAGGCCAGTTATTCACCTTGCAACTGTATTCCTTCTTCATCTTCGGTCCATTACAGGAATTGGGCAACATTATTCTTGCTTACCGGGAGGCACAGGTATCTCTCCTGAATTTCCAGCGGATCCTGGAAACCCCTGTAGAAGAAACACCCCCTAATCCTGTAAGGATCAGTGCGATTGAGTCTCTGACATTTGAGAATGTTGGCTTCCAGCACCTGACAGCATCCTCAAAGGCCCTGGACCAGATCAACTTCACAGTGAAAACCGGTGAAACGGTGGCTTTCGTAGGCCCATCCGGATCCGGTAAAACCACCCTCGTGAAATTGCTCGTAGGCTTATACAATCCTGCCGAAGGCAGTATTTCCTACAATGGCATTAAAAGCTCCGAGATTGATATTGAAGAATTACGGGCACAGATCGGATTTGTAACACAGGATACCCAGTTGTTCTCAGGAACAATCAGGGAAAACCTCCTGTTCGTAAATCCACGTGCAAGTGATGAAGATATGCTGCGCGTGCTTAAACAGGCAAGCTGCGATACCTTGCTGGCCCGAGGTGATAATGGACTGGACACGATGATTGGTGAAGGAGGTATGAAGGTGTCAGGCGGCGAGAAACAACGCCTCTCTATTGCCCGTGCCTTGCTCCGCCATCCCCGTTTGCTGGTATTTGATGAAGCGACTTCTGCGCTGGATTCGCTCACGGAAGAGGCAATCTCTAATACTGTAAGGGAAATCACGGCTACCAGGGAGCACATTACGGTGATGATTGCACATAGGCTGTCCACGATTATGCATGCGGACAGGATCTTTGTGCTGGAGAAAGGGAGGATTATTGAGACAGGAAATCATATTGATCTGCTGGCTGAGAAAGGGCTGTACTATGCCATGTGGAGGCAGCAGATCGGGGAAAGGTAG